The following coding sequences lie in one Syngnathus scovelli strain Florida chromosome 1, RoL_Ssco_1.2, whole genome shotgun sequence genomic window:
- the rapgef2b gene encoding LOW QUALITY PROTEIN: rap guanine nucleotide exchange factor 2 (The sequence of the model RefSeq protein was modified relative to this genomic sequence to represent the inferred CDS: inserted 1 base in 1 codon) — translation MKPLAAAAVDSNGVPSQQDKTPLPADFSRLHLADGLHPQVTHVSSSHSGCSITSDSGSSSLSDIYQATENESGDMDLSGLPETAVDSEEDDDEEDIERASDPLMSRDIVRDCLEKDPMDRTDDDIEQLLEFMHQLPAFANMTMSVRRELCAVMVFAVVERAGTIVLNDGEELDSWSVILNGSVEVTYPEGRTEILCMGNSFGVSPTMEKEYMKGAMKTKVDDCQFVCIAQQDYCCILNQVEKNMQKVEEEGEIVMVKEHRELDRTGTRKGHIVIKGTPERLTMHLVEEHSVVDPTYIEDFLLTYRTFLSSPMVVGKKLLEWFHDPSLRDKVTRVVLLWVNNHFNDFEGDAAMTHFLEEFENNLEREKMCGHLRLLNIACAAKAKPRLVTLTKASREADLAFSLLGGQDKGFRVFIDAVEAGSKAAEAGLKRGDQILEVNGQNFENVQLSKANEILKNNTHLSITVKTNLLVFKELLTRPEQELHRDVDGEDEHDRKNGAPHLPKIGDIKKASRYSIPDLAVDVEQVMGLEKASKKVKSNSVGGRNKLKKIFDKTLTSILPPKPYNDVCVGQSQDDSIVGMKQSKQIPPALPVSGNLSSSNPDLLQSHHRILDFNNQPDMSDQVLRVFKADQQSRYIMIGKDTTAKEVVAQAIREFALTAAPEAYSLCEVSVTPEGVIKQRRLPDQLSKLADRIQLSGRYYLKSNMETETLCSDEDAQDLLREGQISLLQLSTVEVATQLSMRAFQLFCAIEPTEYIDDLFKLRPKAGGATSLKRFEEAINAETFWVATEVTREANQLKRMKTIKHFIKIALHCRECKNFNSMFAIISGLNLAPVSRLRGTWEKLPSKYEKLFGDLQDLFDPSRNMAKYRNVLNNQNLQPPIIPLFPVIKKDLTFLHEGNDSKVDGLVNFEKLRMIAKEIRHVGRMASVNMDPNLMFRTRKKKWRSLGSLSQGSANAAVLDVNQAGSHKKRVRRSSFLNAKKLYEDAQMARKVKQYLANLSLENNEESLQTLSLQCEPSVSTLPKNSGVRRADTSPVVSRAASQQRGQLAKGSQALQVPAVALYPSRKKVPVKDLPPFGTSSPQSLKKILSLSEEASERHRRHPDDATASNATSQLSSPPGSPQSSPKKGFNRMGDSYSDCSQSEMSSRSSLLSNLSFEDERRLRHSGGVGESHVGGMRLERRAATDPDQYSLGSYSSMQDCRGIYAGCPTVLSSPSSEELTQDQGDRVSLDAADSGRGSWTSCSSGSHDNIQTMQQGRSWETLSFSGGLPPAGGPEALLWAAQTRGSWASAGSSSSSSAAYWGEDSEGDTGTIKRRGGKDVNADAETSSITSTGSEEAKQTGRPSPSPVTAACKGLVSRKEGRYREPPPTPPGYTALTISDLADGQSPPPPGPNSTTSATPTSRRPPDYTTALQRSRMITQSPDXAGPSSGIQAEDQQPPVRPG, via the exons GCCACCGAGAACGAATcgggtgacatggacctgagcggCCTCCCTGAGACTGCCGTCGACTCTGAGGAGGATGACGATGAAGAAGACATTGAGCGAGCGTCAGACCCTCTCATGAGCCGGGACATTGTCCGAGACTGCCTGGAGAAGGACCCCATGGACAGGACGGATGACGACATAG AGCAATTGCTGGAGTTCATGCATCAGCTGCCGGCCTTCGCGAACATGACCATGTCAGTGCGGCGTGAACTCTGCGCCGTCATGGTGTTCGCCGTGGTTGAGCGCGCCGGTACCATTGTTCTCAACGACGGCGAGGAG CTCGACTCTTGGTCCGTGATTTTGAACGGCTCCGTGGAGGTGACATACCCCGAGGGGCGCACGGAGATCCTGTGCATGGGCAACAGTTTTGGGGTGTCACCCACCATGGAAAAGGAGTACATGAAGGGGGCGATGAAGACCAAGGTGGACGACTGCCAG TTTGTTTGCATAGCCCAGCAAGACTACTGCTGCATCCTGAACCAAGTGGAGAAGAACATGCAGAAGGTGGAAGAGGAAGGCGAGATCGTCATGGTCAAGGAGCACAGAGAACTGGACCGAACCGGCACCAGGAAAGGACACATAGTCATCAAG GGCACTCCGGAGCGTCTGACCATGCACCTGGTGGAGGAGCACTCGGTGGTTGATCCCACCTACATTGAGGACTTCCTGTTGACGTACAGGACATTCCTATCCAGCCCTATGGTGGTGGGCAAGAAGCTGCTGGAGTGGTTCCATGACCCCAGTCTCAGGGACAAG GTGACACGGGTGGTTTTGCTGTGGGTGAATAACCACTTCAACGATTTTGAGGGTGACGCCGCAATGACTCACTTCCTGGAGGAGTTTGAAAACAACCTTGAGAGAGAA AAAATGTGCGGCCACCTGCGGCTGTTGAACATCGCGTGCGCTGCCAAAGCCAAACCTCGCCTGGTGACGCTGACGAAAGCGTCCAGGGAGGCCGACCTTGCCTTCAGCCTGCTGGGAGGACAAGACAAAGGCTTCAGGGTCTTCATTGACGCCGTGGAGGCCGGGAGCAAGGCGGCGGAGGCCGGGCTCAAACGAGGGGATCAG ATCTTGGAGGTGAATGGGCAGAACTTTGAGAATGTCCAACTCAGCAAAGCCAATGAGATACTGAAGAACAACACGCACTTGTCCATAACTGTGAAAACCAACCTTTtag TGTTTAAAGAGCTGCTAACCAGACCCGAGCAGGAGCTTCACCGCGACGTGGATGGTGAGGACGAGCACGACCGAAAGAACGGCGCGCCGCACCTGCCCAAGATTGGCGACATAAAAAAAGCCAGCCGCTACTCAATACCGGACCTGGCGGTTGATGTGGAGCAAGTGATGGGCCTGGAGAAGGCCAGCAAGAAGGTCAAGAGCAACTCGGTGGGCGGACGCAATAAGCTCAAGAAGATTTTTGACAAGACACTCACCAGCATCCTGCCTCCCAAACCTTACAA CGACGTCTGCGTGGGCCAGTCGCAGGACGACAGCATCGTGGGCATGAAGCAGTCCAAGCAGATCCCGCCGGCGCTCCCCGTCAGCGGCAACCTGTCGTCGTCCAACCCCGACCTGCTCCAGTCGCACCACCGCATCCTGGACTTCAACAACCAACCCG ATATGTCTGACCAGGTGCTGCGGGTGTTTAAAGCGGACCAGCAGTCGCGTTACATCATGATTGGCAAGGACACCACAGCCAAGGAGGTGGTGGCCCAGGCCATCCGCGAGTTTGCGCTGACAGCCGCGCCCGAGGCCTATTCGCTGTGCGAGGTATCGGTCACACCCGAGGGCGTCATCAAGCAGAGGCGGCTGCCCGACCAGCTCTCGAAGCTAGCCGACAGGATACAGCTGAGCGGAAG GTACTACCTAAAGAGCAACATGGAGACAGAGACACTGTGCTCGGACGAGGACGCCCAGGATCTCCTTCGCGAGGGCCAGATCTCGCTGCTGCAGCTGAGCACGGTGGAGGTGGCCACGCAACTGTCCATGCGCGCCTTCCAGCTCTTCTGCGCCATCGAGCCCACCGAGTACATCGACGACCTCTTTAAGTTGCGCCCCAAGGCGGGCGGCGCCACCAGCCTCAAGCGCTTCGAGGAGGCCATCAACGCCGAGACCTTCTGGGTGGCCACAGAGGTCACGCGGGAGGCCAATCAGCTCAAGCGCATGAAGACCATCAAGCACTTCATCAAGATTGCGCTGCACTGCCGTGAATGCAAGAACTTCAACTCCATGTTTGCCATTATCAG CGGTTTGAACTTGGCTCCCGTCTCTCGCCTTCGAGGAACGTGGGAGAAGCTGCCCAGCAAGTACGAGAAGCTCTTTGGCGATCTACAGGACTTGTTCGATCCCTCCAGGAACATGGCTAAGTACCGAAACGTCCTCAACAACCAGAACCTGCAGCCGCCCATCATCCCGCTCTTTCCTGTCATCAAGAAGGACCTGACCTTCCTGCACGAAG GTAACGACTCCAAAGTTGACGGCCTAGTGAACTTTGAGAAGCTGCGAATGATCGCCAAAGAAATCCGCCACGTGGGCCGCATGGCCTCGGTCAACATGGACCCTAACCTCATGTTCAGGACAAG GAAGAAGAAGTGGAGAAGTTTAGG CTCCTTAAGTCAAGGCAGCGCTAACGCAGCGGTGCTGGACGTTAACCAGGCGGGCAGCCACAAGAAGCGCGTGCGACGCAGTTCCTTCCTCAACGCCAAGAAACTGTATGAGGATGCACAGATGGCTCGCAAGGTCAAGCAGTACCTGGCCAACCTCAGTCTGGAGAACAATGAGGAGAGCCTGCAGACGCTCTCGCTGCAATGCGAACCCTCTGTCAGCACAC TGCCCAAGAACTCAGGGGTCCGCCGTGCCGACACTTCCCCCGTGGTGTCCAGAGCGGCCAGCCAGCAGAGAGGCCAACTGGCCAAAGGCTCCCAGGCCCTGCAGGTGCCCGCCGTGGCCCTGTACCCATCGCGCAAGAAGGTGCCTGTAAAGGACCTGCCTCCCTTTG GCACCAGCTCCCCTCAGTCGCTGAAGAAAATCCTGTCTCTGTCAGAAGAGGCCAGCGAGCGCCATCGCAGACATCCCGACGATGCCACAGCGTCCAACGCCACCTCGCAGCTCTCCTCTCCGCCCGGCTCCCCACAGAGCTCCCCCAAGAAGG GTTTCAACCGCATGGGCGACTCGTACTCTGACTGCAGTCAGAGTGAGATGTCGTCTCGCTCCAGCCTTCTCAGCAACTTGTCTTTCGAGGACGAGCGGCGGCTGAGGCATTCGGGGGGCGTCGGCGAGTCCCATGTCGGTGGAATGCGCCTAGAACGGCGAGCCGCCACCGATCCCGACCAGTATAGTCTAGG GTCGTACTCGTCGATGCAGGACTGTAGGGGCATCTATGCGGGCTGCCCCACGGTGTTGTCGTCACCCAGCTCTGAGGAGCTGACCCAGGACCAGGGGGACCGCGTGTCCCTGGACGCGGCCGATAGCGGGCGCGGCTCCTGGACGTCTTGTTCGTCCGGTTCCCACGACAACATCCAGACCATGCAGCAAGGCCGCAGCTGGGAAACACTGTCCTTCAGTGGGGGGCTCCCGCCCGCCGGCGGTCCGGAGGCCCTACTGTGGGCGGCGCAGACACGGGGCAGCTGGGCCTCGGCcggctcctcttcatcatcgtcTGCCGCCTACTGGGGCGAAGACTCAGAAGGTGACACGGGCACCATCAAGAGGCGAGGCGGTAAGGACGTCAACGCAGACGCCGAGACCAGCAGCATCACGTCCACCGGGTCAGAGGAAGCCAAGCAGACGGGGAGGCCCTCGCCCTCACCCGTCACCGCTGCCTGTAAAGGACTCGTAT CCCGGAAAGAGGGGCGATATCGCGAGCCTCCCCCAACGCCACCGGGCTACACAGCACTGACCATTTCCGACCTGGCAGATGGCCAGTCGCCGCCCCCTCCCGGACCGAATTCCACCACATCTGCGACGCCGACAAGCCGCCGTCCTCCCGACTACACCACGGCGCTGCAGCGCTCGCGCATGATCACGCAATCCCCCG TCGCAGGCCCATCAAGCGGCATCCAAGCAGAGGACCAGCAACCTCCGGTGCGTCCGGGATGA